In Sciurus carolinensis chromosome 8, mSciCar1.2, whole genome shotgun sequence, the genomic stretch TCACAGGGCTCAGCGAGTCACAGCCGCTGGGCTTGTGCCGAGAGAAGCGTGCCTCCAGGGCTATCCTCAGGCCCGAGCTGGGGCACCAGGGTCAAAGGCTGCCCCTTTCTCTTCCAAATAACAGCAGGTCGTCCAGCAGCTCAGGTAGTCCCTCCAGGATCCTCCAGGAACAACTCTGCTTCCCAGCGCTCCACAGTCCCCTCTTGGGCAAGTGACACCCTCCTCAGTTGAGGCAGCTTTCGGAGGCTGCAGAGTGGGAGGTGGGAACGAGTCGGGTTTTCCAGGAAAGGCAGCTGTCCTGTGGGGCGCCAGCTGGGCAGGCTCAGAAGCCCTCCAGGTGGTGGCGACTGCTGCCTTGTCACCCCCAGGCAGGCAGTGCAGGCTCCAGGGCCCAGCCCCTGGTAGGTTGCCGAGGTTACTGGGAGGAGGAGGCCATCTGCGTGGAGATGAAGGTCTCAATGACGCCGTGGTTGGATGGCAGCAGGTGGCTGTGGCCGCTGGCGGAGTCGGAGCTCTGGTACAGCACCAGGCTGCTGGAGGACACTGCAGGGGCAAAGGAGGCTGCTGGCTGCCGGCCACACCCCCTCGGGCCCACTACCTGCCCCTCCCTAAGGGCAGGAGAGGCAGGGCCTCACCTGAATCAGCAGGTTCCAGGAACCCCAAAGGCAGGCCTCTACCTGAGGCCACCCAAAACGTGGTTCCCACACTAGTGGGAACACTACAGAAGTCCAGGCAAGGTGACATGGTAGTTGTATGTCAGCTCAGCTAAGCTGAATCAAATACTAATTTTGTTTCTGGGAAGGTATTTTGTGGATGTGGTTAACATCTACAGTCACTTGGCTGTAAGTAAAGGAGGTTCCCCTTGATAGTGTGGGTGGGCCTCAGCTAATCAGTCGAAACCTGAAGAGCAAAGCCAAAGTTTCCCAGAGAAGGAATTGCTGTGCCTCAAGACTGCAGAATTGGCTCCTGTCCAGGTGGCCAGCCCGCAGATGACAGGCTTGCCAGCCCCCCAGTTACATGAGCCAGTTCCTTACAGTAAACCTCCCTGCGTGGAGTGCACTTCCaactgggcctgtgtctctggagaaccctgacgaATGGATGGGGGTAAGAGAATGGGCTTTGGGGTTGGACCTGGGTTCatgtcctggctctgccacccaGTAGATGAGACAGGTCCGTCACCTCGAGTGtccacttcctcatctgtaaaatgaggataaggCACATGCCTCATGGGGTAGAGCCAGAGCTGGAACGCAGAGGGCCCGTGGTCATGCTGCAGCCCTCGGGGCTGGGGGACCTGGGGCCTCCCGAGGGACGGCAGTTGCCTGAACTCAGAGGTCCTGGTGGCCACCCCAGGCCTCAGCACCCAGCAGCCCAACTCCTAGGCCTGCTCTTAGCCCCGGTTGCACACTGGGGACCTCTAGGGTCGCCAGGGCATGACCAGGAGAGGGTGGAGTGAGTGGCCAGACACACCACTGGGGTGTAGGAACGTGAGTCTTTCCAATCCCTCAAAAGAAGCCAGAAAGCCAGATTCCTCTGTGAAAGctctagatttttaaatgttgcccATTGATTCGAAGAACATTAAACGCTGAGCCCAACTCCTCCCGTCTGAGTGGCTTCTGCTCCACAGCAAGCCCAGCTCAGGCTCACACCCTCTGCTGCCATTCGGAGCCATCTCGGCCTTAACTGAGTCCATCCTAGCCAGGGTGTGGGGACGCCTCCCTGTGGCTGTGCCCACACTTGGTGCCCTCACTACAGAGGCCAGGTTTGGGGCCCGCCccacctgcctctgcccagcACACACCGCCCCATCCCGCCCGACTCGGGGACAGCGAGCAGGGGGCATGACAAGCGCCACTCACCTGTGGGACTGGCGCTGAGCCTGTGGGCAGGCTGCAGGTGCTGGATGCTGGCAGGGtcctggctggggatgtggatggTGGTGGCCGGAGAGGCCGGTGCGTGAAGCCCAGACTCACTGGAGGCGTCGGTGTCCGAGGCGAAGACCTGGGGGACCAGAACAGCCCCCTGAGCCCTGGTGCATGGAGCAAGAGGCTCGGGGACGGGGCCAGGAGGGGGCCGGACAGGCCAGCGCCTTACCTGCTTGGTGGGCGTGAGGCTGGCAAGGGCGCTCAGGTTGGTGGTGTCGGTGATGAGCATGGTCTGCGGGAGCAGGCCTGTGTGGGTGTACTGGGCCACCTCGGGCTTGTGGCTGTAGAGAGCTGGCGGGGACACAGGGGGCGAGAGGATGGACACGGCTCCCTGGAGCTCCCCTGGAGGCCTCAACAGTGCTCTGGGGGGTCACAAGGCTGCTGAATGGCCTGGCTCCAGATAGAGGGTTGGCCCTCCCTCAGGGACCTGCTCAGCTGGAATTGATGGAGCGGAACCTGGGAAGGCCAGGGGCCAATTCCTGGAGACCACGGGCTCGAAAAGGAATGGACAGTGCAGGTGCAGTTGGACTCGGCACAAGCACCACAGTACTAAGCGCAGGTGCTGTTGCACGAGCACAGGCCTCAGAAGAGAAGGCAGGTGGCCCCCGTCCAGGTGAGCAGGGCAGAGGACAGTCATGCACCTCTCCAACGCGTAAGCCAGTGTTTCCCGTCAGCACCTCCAGGAGGCACAGACACTCAGTGCCTGGATGAAGCCCAGcgtcacacacacaggcacactttGGACACAGACATGCTCAGGTCTACGACACTTATTCCAACCACAAGTTCCAGAGGTTTCCATAGTTGGCCCCAGGGCCCAATTGGTGGTAAACCCCGACCCCCCGACACAAAACCCAGCCACGAGCCACGTGAATCTCTAACCTGCTTCATGAAACTGCTGCAGAAACAAACCCCTTGGGTGGCAGAGCAGCCCCAACCCCGTGGGCACAGTGTGTGACACGTGGCATTTCCACCCAGCTACCCTTCTGAAATAGGAAACAGTGAACTCTGAAGGACCCCTCAGAGCAGGGCTGCGGCCTGGGCCCCCACGCGGGGACACTAGGAACACTCAGAAGCACACTGCAGCACAGCGTCCCCGCGCCCGCCACACACAGCTGTGCGCGTTCACACACGGAGACGCACTGTGACCCGCAGACACCGTCACAGCACCTGCCAAGTCGCCCATGTCCCCTGCTCCCAGCCCAGGGCAAGAGCTCTCACCGTGAGGACCCTGCAGCTGGGCCATGGTGGCCATGAAGGGACTCTGGGCCACGTGGCTCTGCACAGGCGACATGAGAGGCTGCTGGTAGGAAGGATGCAGTGGCTGCGAGAACTGGACCGGCTGCAGGGTGGTCAGGCTGCTGCCCATGCTGTTGATGACCGGCACACTCTGCGCCTGGGtggaggccaggcctggggcGGGAGGGCGGGGTCAGCTGGGCCACGCCCAGGCCCCCTAGACTCAGCCGGCCCCCCTGGAGGCACCATCCCCCTTCCCAGAGCCCCCATCAGCAGAGGGCGGGGCCGTCAGCAGACAGCCCGCACTGGGACCACCGCGAACTCACGACCCTGGCGAGCCcccccttctctgagcctctaGCTGCCTTCAGCTGGTGGGGGGGAGGGCGATGACCCCTCCACAGGCTGTCAGACTGGGTGCCCCGGAACCCTGGTGTTCCACAGCAGAGCAGTGCCCTGGCTCAGCTCCCTGCCGCCCCTGGCAGCAGCTCCCTCTCTGTCTTTTATGTGGatttacataataatttcagCAAATAAAGGCTTTCtgggcttttttaaaaagtaggccCATCCACCCCCTTACCGGGCTCTGCTTCCCCTCTTCCCGTCTGAGGCACTATGTCATCTAGTATTATGCTTATTGCCTCCCACACTGGGCTCTCTGAGATTCGGGTCGATTGGTTCATTTGTGCACTCAGAAAATGCATGTTCTGCCAGGTGCAGCGgggcacgcctgtcatcccagcggctcaggaggctgaggcaggaggatcgcgagtacaaagccagcctcagaaacttagcaaagcacttagcaactcagtgagaccctgtctctaaataaaatataaaaagggctggggatgcagctcagtggttaagcgcccctgggttcaatccctggtaccaaaaagaaaaagaaaagaaaatgcacgTTGTATGTACAAACAAATCAATGAGTCCTTAGACTCTGTGGGAGCCTTACAGACACCCCGCCCAGGTGCCTCACCCTCCCTGCCAGCTTACCAATGACCAGGGTGGAGGCTCCCGTGTTGGTGAAGGTGGAGCCCAGGGAGGCAGGCTCACCAGGCCCGATGGTCATGACCCCGGGCAGCGAGGCCATGATGAGGTTCTGGGGCTGCTGGTTGAGGCCTGGAGACGTCTGCTCCAAGCTGTGCAGCGCGGTCAGCGTGCTGACAGGCGGCAAGGGGCCCCCAGTCGCTGAGACCTGCCAAGGGGCGTCAAGCTGAGTCAGGGTGGGGCCCCAGAGAGCCTCCCAGAGGACCACCCCAGGGTCTCCCAGTCAGAGGAAAGTAGGGTCGCAAGGTTTCCCCCTCAGGTCGGGGACTCTCACCAGCTTGGCTTCGGTGCTCAGCAGGCTGTGGCTGGGCTCCAGGCCTGTGGGGGACACTTGGTGCAAAGGCGTGGACACTGTCACTAAAGGACCGCCGCTGCTCGAGGGCGCCTCTGCTGCCTCGCTGGTTGCAGGCTGTCCGTAGCGCACGCCTGGAATGGGGGACGGTGCGCAGGCTCAGCACCCCGCGCGCAGGCTCAGCACCCCCCGAGCGGTCCCCTCCCGCCTCACAGACCTCATCACTCCGTTGGTTGGCTCAGGTCAGTCGGCCACTTTCCAGCCTCAGCAGCAAACTGCTGAGCACCCACCTTGGGCCAGGCCCTGGACTGCCTGCTTCCAACCTCATGTCCCCTGCTGCCCAGTGCTATCCgtgacacacagtaggtgctcaataaaagaCAATGGAACTGAGCTGAATTGGAGCTACAGGACTTAAACTGAAGGGAACTGAATTGAATGGAATGAACTGGAATTGATTGAATTAAACTGTATCTAGATAAACTGAACCAAAATGGGCTGAGCTTGATTAAGTTGAGCTGAATGAAGCCAAACTGAATTGGATTACATTGACTGGAGCTTTACAGTCAGGACTGCATGTCTGCGGGTTCGGTATTCTGGAATTCAACCAACTGCTGAtcgaaaatatttgggaaaaaaattgtcTGTATAGTGGACACTTATGGACTTTTTTCACAGTACAACAGCTATTGACAGAGCATTTACATTGTCTGAGATATGACAAATaatctagggctggggctgtagctcagtggcagagcgcttgcctagcacatgtgaggcactgggttcgatcctcagcaccacgtgtaaataagtaaaataaaggtccactgacaaataaaaaaatattttttaaaataaataatctagagatgattttaagaATACAGAGGATTGAACTGGTCAAACGCAACTACTACCCAATTTATATAAGGAATCTGAACAtctttggattttggtatctCCAGGGGGTCCtgggacccacctcttccagatACCAAGGGATGACGATAAAATTAAGTGAACGGCCTTGAATTTCATTCAGTTGAACTGAATGGACTGAGCGGGAATCGGCCCTAAATGAGCTACATTGTGGTATAATGAATGAACACAATCCAAGTGAGTTGAAGTGAACCGAGTCGACTGACAGATCGGAAGTGCAGGCGGTACACTGAGCAACGCCAGTCAGGCTGGACCAATCGAAAGGGCAGAGCTGAGTGCAGAAGACCGAGCCTGGGCAGTGAGTGGACGCGGGTGGATGGAAGGGAATAGCAGAGTCCACGGAGCACGTGTGGGGAGGAGAGTGGGCTTGTAAGTGGAACCAAGAGATGCTCAGAGGTTTGGGCGGCTCCTGTCGCCAGGGCAGTCCTCCCCAACTCTCCCGCCTGGCCTCTTGGCCCCTCTACCTGCCGTCCCGATCCACCCACACAGCACTCACCGTGGACTTTACTGGGGGAGagggcaggtgggggcaggccaGGGGAGCTGTGGGCAGGCAGCGCAGGTCCTGGGCCTGGCCCCGGTGGGGGCCCGCTGTACGTGTCCATGGCCAGCTTGTGCCGAAAGGCTTCTTCTTTGCGCCGGTTGGCGAACCAGTTGTAGACACGCACCTCGGTGACGAGGTTGGAGCCCAGCCCCTGTGCCTGCGATGGTGACACTCCCCTCTGGATGCACTCCGCCCTGCAGAAATGGCCACCCATGAGCCTCCAGGCCAGGCTCAGAGGAGCCCTCTCCTGGGGAAGGTCCTGAGACCTCCGGTTGAGCTCTTCCTGAGAGTTGGGGGTTGGCAGATCTGTATTCTAATACCAgttctgctgtgtgaccttaggcaagtggCTTAGCCTCTCTGACCTCAGTCATCATAGAAGCAGAACAGCCATAGGGTTGTGCAGAGGACGGAATGAGGTGAATAACCACCCAAAGTGTTGCTTGTAGGAATAGAACAAGGTTCAAGACACTGAGCAGCTGTTGAGACCTCTCAACTCCTTGGGCTAAGCCACACTCATGGACAGCAGGAGCTCTCAAGGACTGGGGAGCCTTCCTCAGGACCCAGTCACCTTGCCCTTCCCCAGCCTTGCcccagcgccccccccccccccagccatTCCACCTATTGCATTCCTCCACCAGGGTCTCTCGCTCCTCCTTGCTGGGGTTCTTCTGCCTCTCATAGGCCTGGAACAGGATCTGCTGGGACGCTGGGCCCCACTTGAAACGGTTCCTCCGCCCCTTCTTGGTTGGCAGCTCATCACCTGTGGGCTCCTCAATCAGCCCACCCTGCCCTGCATGGGTGAACTCTGGAGGCACAAAGACACATGAGCAGGGCACTGCCACTCCTGCCTACCCACTTCAGCTCACCTCACCCAATTTTCTCATtccccggggggggggggggggagggttACAGCTAGCGCTCAGCTCATCCCATCTAATCATCTAATCTAATAATGACAAACATAGCACTCTCCACTTTCTTAATCTGCGACCAaggcagacatcactaatcaaccCCTGCACACTTTTTGTCTGAGCCAAGATATCATCTCCCAGTCCTTCTCGGGACAAGGCTCTGGGTAAGCCTGAGTATTTGTTCAGATTTGGCACATTTTActagccccattttacaggtgaaaagGTGAGGTTTAGGGAGGTTATCTATTTTTCCTAGGTCACACAAGAGAGCAGAAACTTGCAcccagtctcctgaatagcttcAGACCTACTGTCAACTCTCCAGACCTGGAAATTAAGCTTACAATGCAAGTGTTGGCCAGGAATAAAGAGACCCAGTCAGTCCTCATCGCCTGGTCCCACTTTACAGGAAGGTGATGGGTCAGATTATTTCTGAAGCAGggcacctggaatcccagctacttggaaggcctCGCAAGCCTCACCTTCTCCTTCTCAGTCCACCTAGAGGGAGGTAGGTGACCTCGCTTCAGCCAACAAGCATGCCACATGCCCCTGCCCGCTGTGATTGGTCCACAGACGttccttcaataaatagtgctgggtGGTCAATTACATGGGGGAGAAAATGCATCCTGGGCACTAGAAGAATAAAGGCTGAAGCAACTCGTAAAGACAAAATGAATCCTGACTGGGGACGAAAttcactggtaaagtgcttgcccgTCATGCatgggccctgggtttgatccccaggaccacaaaaaaaaattagaatcctGACTTTCTATCTCACACTATATGTAAAAATCAACCCCATCTAGATTGTGATTccaaatgtaaaaagtaaaagtaaattatCACGATAAAATACAGGAGAATCTCTTCATGACCTTGAGTTAGACAAAGACTTCATAAACAGGACCCAAAAAGCGCTAACTATAAATGTCAAAATTAGGAACTTTTACTCATCAAATGACATCCAATTTAGAGTGTAAGGCAAACCACAGGGCAGGAGATTATACttatagcactttttttttagatgttgatagacctttattttattcatttatttatatgtgtgctgaggatggaacccagggcctcacacatgataagcaagcgccctaccactgagtcaccaccccagccctacagtactcattttttaaaggcatgagaaaaaaaaaaagcagacaatccaagagaaaaaaaaagagtaacctCTCTCTCTGAGcaggtggttttgttttttgtttttgtaccagagattaaacccagggtgcttaaccactgagccacatccccagccctttttagcttttattttgagacagtctcactaagttgcttagggcctcactaagttgctgagactgatcttgaacttgtgatcctcctgcctcagcctcctgagctgccgggaTTGCAGGGATGCTGCCAGCTATGTTGGTATCTATCAAAGATTTTAAAGTACCTACTCTGTGACTATCAAAGATTTTAAAGTACCTACTCTGTGACTATCAAAGATTTTAAAGTACCTACTCTGTGACTATCAAAGATTTTAAAGTACCTACTCTGTGACTCAGtattccacttctaggaatttttaCCACAGACTCACAAGTGAGCctgaatttatataaataagaatatCCTTTGCAGCCGGTGGTTGCAATAGCAGATTGGAAAGTCCCTCAGTAGGTGGCCAAATAATTAACAGCCAGTAGCCAAAAGAAGGGGatgaggccaggtgtggtggcgcatgcctgtaatcccagcagcttaggaggtggaggcaggaggatcaagagttcaaagccggtctcagcaacttagcaagatcctacctctagataaaaaatatagaaaggactagggatgtggttcagtggttaagcacccctgggtccaatccctggtacccacacaCTCAAAAAAATGAGATCAATCTCTTCAATGCTGATATGAAAAGATAAACAGGATTAACTTActgctgagagaaaaaaaagcaaggtgcCCAAACTGTGTGTAATATGTTCccattaactggaaaaaaatctaaagttaGTGTATGCATAAAATATCTCTGAAAGGATACACAAGAGCCTGGGCTTTAGAAGAATAAAGGCTGAAGCAGCCAGTGGCTGCTTTAGGGGAAGGACACTACTTGCTATCATTTTTTTAGCCAAATATATATTGCCTTTTTTAAGACctggaaaattaataaaagaaaaggtttaaaaaaaacttacatatAAATGGAAGCTCAAAAGTCTGCTAATGCACTCAGGATTTGGTGGGTAGGAAGCTGGGATAGGGAGACTCACCATTCCCAGAGTAACTGTGCACCCAGGTCTTCCCAGGTTCACAGTGAAGTGTACACCTTGCCTCTGAGCCTTTGCTTGTGCCGTTCCTCTACTTGAAACACCCTTCCCTGCATCTCTGTAGGTTAAAATCTGACTCACACTTAAGACCTCATCTAAAGGTCATACTTTCAGAGTGAACCTTCCTGATCCCTGGGCCACTATGAGGTAGAATAGATTACTCCCCGCTCCACAGTCAACTCACTACTCTGAAATACTTTACTACTCTAGCTGGGCCTGGCACAatgtaagtgctcaataaatactaggTCTCATAGTTGTTTTGTGGCCACTTCGTTATGATACGTACCTCACTGTCTCATAACGATCTTTCCCCAGTGAGCAGGGAGTTCATGGAAGGCAGGGGTCCAGTCCCTTCCCCTTTGGTCACCCGGGACCAGCCCTGTGCGCCTCCCCCAGAGTGCCTTGGGCAAAATGGGTGATAAATGTTGGTTCACCCGGCGGGCTTCCTCTGTCTACCTGTCTGCGTCATGGGGCGGTGAAGCTGCCATCCCTGCCCTAAGTGGGGTCGAGGCCCCGACCGAGCCGGGTCGTTACTTACGCTGCGCCACCTCTCGCTGCTTGCGGACGTACCAGGTGTACAGGGCCGCGCGCTTTTGCGTCTTCATCGGGGTGCCCTTGTTGAGGTGCTGGGACAGGTGGGACTGGTTGAGGCCGGTGGTGTCCACCACCTCCCGCTGCGGGATGTTGTGCTGCTGCAGGTAGGACTTGACCATCTTCGCCACGCGCCACGGGTCCTCCCTGGGAGAGAGCAAGACGGGGTCTGCTCTGCGGGCCCCGCCAACCTGCGGGAGAGGCTGGGATCCTGGGGACAGCGCCCTCGTCAGCCCGGGAATCGGGGTTGTGGAGGAAGGTGGAGACCAGGGGCTGCAcccaggcaggacagggaggTGCCTAGGGACACGGATGTAGGCATGATCAGACTCCCGCCGGATTCGTCCCTCGTCCTCATTCTCTCCgggaatttttttgggggggggttggggggatgGGAGagcactaggaattgaacccaggggcatttaaccactgagccacatccccagccctttttttatattttgtttagagagagggtttctctgagttgcttagggccttgctaagttgcggaggctggctttgaacttgtgatcctcctgcctcagcctcctgagccgctgggatgacaggcgtggacCTGGCCCGCCCTGGAATGTTAAATGTGTCTGATCCAAACTGGAAACACCTGCAGGGCAGGAACTGTCCTCTCAGCACCCCACATGGACCTGACTTAAAGTATACCATTCAGATGGGAACGTGGGAATGAGGgctggatgaatgggtggatggtcGGACAAACAGgtggaaggtgggaaggaagggcaGGTGAAAGGGCTGATGAGATGATGAAGGGAAGGATGGATGCCTGGGCAGAAGGACAGAAGGATGAGTAGACGGAGGATACCTATGGGGGACACAAAGCAGAAATGTGGATCCTTCCAGATTACAgccactgaggttcagagagctcACTTTACTTTTATctcttgtccaaggtcacaaggCTGGCCTGGAGGGTCCTATCCTAACTAAAGGGATTTAGTTTTAAGTCAGCCCATCAGGCAAAACCCACAGGGTCAAAATGCCTGCAACCTGCGCTAAGCGTTTGGCAGCATCTCCACCATCTCTCCACGGCACCCGCAAGAGTCCCAGGTGAAGGGTTTGCAGGCTGGCGTTCAGAATCCTCATCGCAAAACTGTTTTTCAGCCAGACTCAGTAGCACACAcctgaatcccagtgactcaggaggctaaggcaggaggatcacaagtttgaaaccagcctccaaaacttaacaagaccctgtctcacaaagGAGGGGAGGGTCTTGGGGTGCAGCTCACTGATAGCGCACTGCTGCactcaatacccagtaccaccaaTGACAACAACTGTGTGGCTGGGTACAGAtccagcaggaggatcacaagtttgagtccagcctggggcacttcacaagaccctgtctcaaaacaaaaaaaataaaaagggctggggatgtagctcagtgctaccacatgtttgcctagcatgtgcgagacacagggttggatccccagcaccaaaaccaaaataaaactatgaGCTCTGGAATCCTCTCTCTGGACAGAAGTGCTTCAGGAGAGTGACTCAAGGGGCTGAGGTCACCTGTGATCCCCGTCCCTATTCTCTGCTCACTGAGCCTCCCTGTGAGGAAAGGAAGGGATCAGATGCCCACACCGTATAAATTCTCGTCTCCTGCTCTCCCTCAAGCCCTGACCCCTCACAAACATGTAAAAGCAGCTCGGTACATCAATGCTGAAATAGGCAAAAccgagatttgaacccaggtctgcgTGATTCCAAAGCTTCTGTTCTCCCCTCCCCGCTTGACTCAGCGATCTGCTTCTAGAATTTGAGGCTTCCACTAGTGGACAAATGGCATGTGACCAATGGAACTTGTAGAGGGCAACTTTGGCTGCATTGCTCACCACAGCAAAAGAGCAGAAGTACCCAAAAAATCCAGCAAGAAGCCACTGCGTCCTTACCGCCCCCGCGGAAACCCCCTGCAGAATCCCCGAGAGCAGCTGCCCAGAGCAGGTTCTCTGTGCTTTATTTgtgtaaaattaattattttccacTTGTGCAAAATTTAAAGAGAGGTGAAAGGGGCTTTCTACTTGTTTGTTTGTGCACTTGTGAAATACCAGAAAGACAAGCCAGGCATTGGAGATGCAGGTGGCCCTCACAGGGGACAGAATGAGAGGAGGggttgtctctgcagctctttggtactttttaaagcatttaagaAATTCCAATTTTGCATCCCATACTATACATACAGTCCCTCAGTATCCTTGGGGGGTCACTGCCAGGACCCCCTTGGACACCGAAATTCCCGGATGCTCTAGTCTCTTATATAAAGTGCCATGGTATTTGCATAAAACCTGCACACATTCCCCTGTACCTTCTGAATCATCTCCAGATTCCTTACGATTCCTCATACAAGGTAAGTGCTGTGTAACTAATTATTtcactgtattatttagggaatcaAGAAAATCCTTGGTGTTCTGTACAGacactatttattttttgagtattttcaatccacagttggttgaatctgcagccTGGGCGCCCACAGATTCGGAACCTGCAGATTCTGGGCACCACTgtgtatatactatataaatGGAACTGCAAACGGAAATCAACCTCCCAGGTTCTGAACCCACCTCCActgtcttctctccctcccagAAGCCTCCATGGCCTGGTCCCCAGGAGGCAAGCCCTGTCCTCTGGAAGGACCTTTGTCAGCCTGGACCCTCTGACTTCCTCCTTCTTATCAGCAGTTCTCTGACAGGCAGGGAGGAAACGAAGGTGGGACAGAGGAGTCTCAGTTGGTACAGCAAAGTCCCACGTGTGCAAAAATGATAGTGATGAGAATTAATGTTCCTTGAGTGTTTGCCATGAGCCCGGTGGCACTGCTGCCGGCTGGTCATCTAACCCTCACCATAACCAAGAAGCAGG encodes the following:
- the Hnf1a gene encoding hepatocyte nuclear factor 1-alpha isoform X5 — translated: MVSKLSQLQTELLAALLESGLSKEALIQALGEPGPYLLAGDGPLDKGESCGAGRGELAELPNGLGETRGSEDDTDDDGEDFTPPILKELENLSPEEAAHQKAVVETLLQEDPWRVAKMVKSYLQQHNIPQREVVDTTGLNQSHLSQHLNKGTPMKTQKRAALYTWYVRKQREVAQQFTHAGQGGLIEEPTGDELPTKKGRRNRFKWGPASQQILFQAYERQKNPSKEERETLVEECNRAECIQRGVSPSQAQGLGSNLVTEVRVYNWFANRRKEEAFRHKLAMDTYSGPPPGPGPGPALPAHSSPGLPPPALSPSKVHGVRYGQPATSEAAEAPSSSGGPLVTVSTPLHQVSPTGLEPSHSLLSTEAKLVSATGGPLPPVSTLTALHSLEQTSPGLNQQPQNLIMASLPGVMTIGPGEPASLGSTFTNTGASTLVIGLASTQAQSVPVINSMGSSLTTLQPVQFSQPLHPSYQQPLMSPVQSHVAQSPFMATMAQLQGPHALYSHKPEVAQYTHTGLLPQTMLITDTTNLSALASLTPTKQVFASDTDASSESGLHAPASPATTIHIPSQDPASIQHLQPAHRLSASPTVSSSSLVLYQSSDSASGHSHLLPSNHGVIETFISTQMASSSQ
- the Hnf1a gene encoding hepatocyte nuclear factor 1-alpha isoform X2, which produces MVSKLSQLQTELLAALLESGLSKEALIQALGEPGPYLLAGDGPLDKGESCGAGRGELAELPNGLGETRGSEDDTDDDGEDFTPPILKELENLSPEEAAHQKAVVETLLQEDPWRVAKMVKSYLQQHNIPQREVVDTTGLNQSHLSQHLNKGTPMKTQKRAALYTWYVRKQREVAQQFTHAGQGGLIEEPTGDELPTKKGRRNRFKWGPASQQILFQAYERQKNPSKEERETLVEECNRAECIQRGVSPSQAQGLGSNLVTEVRVYNWFANRRKEEAFRHKLAMDTYSGPPPGPGPGPALPAHSSPGLPPPALSPSKVHGVRYGQPATSEAAEAPSSSGGPLVTVSTPLHQVSPTGLEPSHSLLSTEAKLVSATGGPLPPVSTLTALHSLEQTSPGLNQQPQNLIMASLPGVMTIGPGEPASLGSTFTNTGASTLVIGLASTQAQSVPVINSMGSSLTTLQPVQFSQPLHPSYQQPLMSPVQSHVAQSPFMATMAQLQGPHALYSHKPEVAQYTHTGLLPQTMLITDTTNLSALASLTPTKQGAVLVPQVFASDTDASSESGLHAPASPATTIHIPSQDPASIQHLQPAHRLSASPTDEEVDTRGDGPVSSTGWQSQDMNPVSSSSLVLYQSSDSASGHSHLLPSNHGVIETFISTQMASSSQ
- the Hnf1a gene encoding hepatocyte nuclear factor 1-alpha isoform X4, with product MVSKLSQLQTELLAALLESGLSKEALIQALGEPGPYLLAGDGPLDKGESCGAGRGELAELPNGLGETRGSEDDTDDDGEDFTPPILKELENLSPEEAAHQKAVVETLLQEDPWRVAKMVKSYLQQHNIPQREVVDTTGLNQSHLSQHLNKGTPMKTQKRAALYTWYVRKQREVAQQFTHAGQGGLIEEPTGDELPTKKGRRNRFKWGPASQQILFQAYERQKNPSKEERETLVEECNRAECIQRGVSPSQAQGLGSNLVTEVRVYNWFANRRKEEAFRHKLAMDTYSGPPPGPGPGPALPAHSSPGLPPPALSPSKVHGVRYGQPATSEAAEAPSSSGGPLVTVSTPLHQVSPTGLEPSHSLLSTEAKLVSATGGPLPPVSTLTALHSLEQTSPGLNQQPQNLIMASLPGVMTIGPGEPASLGSTFTNTGASTLVIGLASTQAQSVPVINSMGSSLTTLQPVQFSQPLHPSYQQPLMSPVQSHVAQSPFMATMAQLQGPHALYSHKPEVAQYTHTGLLPQTMLITDTTNLSALASLTPTKQGAVLVPQVFASDTDASSESGLHAPASPATTIHIPSQDPASIQHLQPAHRLSASPTVSSSSLVLYQSSDSASGHSHLLPSNHGVIETFISTQMASSSQ
- the Hnf1a gene encoding hepatocyte nuclear factor 1-alpha isoform X1, coding for MVSKLSQLQTELLAALLESGLSKEALIQALGEPGPYLLAGDGPLDKGESCGAGRGELAELPNGLGETRGSEDDTDDDGEDFTPPILKELENLSPEEAAHQKAVVETLLQEDPWRVAKMVKSYLQQHNIPQREVVDTTGLNQSHLSQHLNKGTPMKTQKRAALYTWYVRKQREVAQQFTHAGQGGLIEEPTGDELPTKKGRRNRFKWGPASQQILFQAYERQKNPSKEERETLVEECNRAECIQRGVSPSQAQGLGSNLVTEVRVYNWFANRRKEEAFRHKLAMDTYSGPPPGPGPGPALPAHSSPGLPPPALSPSKVHGVRYGQPATSEAAEAPSSSGGPLVTVSTPLHQVSPTGLEPSHSLLSTEAKLVSATGGPLPPVSTLTALHSLEQTSPGLNQQPQNLIMASLPGVMTIGPGEPASLGSTFTNTGASTLVIGLASTQAQSVPVINSMGSSLTTLQPVQFSQPLHPSYQQPLMSPVQSHVAQSPFMATMAQLQGPHALYSHKPEVAQYTHTGLLPQTMLITDTTNLSALASLTPTKQVRRWPVRPPPGPVPEPLAPCTRAQGAVLVPQVFASDTDASSESGLHAPASPATTIHIPSQDPASIQHLQPAHRLSASPTVSSSSLVLYQSSDSASGHSHLLPSNHGVIETFISTQMASSSQ